A genome region from Christensenella minuta includes the following:
- the hydG gene encoding [FeFe] hydrogenase H-cluster radical SAM maturase HydG: MYNVMGKTAAEFMDNAEIERSLAAAREKAKDKKEVERIIHKASGFGGLTHEEAGTLSYVEDKELIEKMFAAAKQIKKHIYGNRIVMFAPLYLSDYCVNECRYCGYHHSSCMERKKLTQEEIVQEVRALEKMGHKRLALETGEDPKNCPLDYVLESIKTIYSIHFDNGAIRRVNVNIAATTVENYKRLKEAGIGTYILFQETYHKPTYELQHPKGPKSNYEYHTTAHDRAMEAGIDDVGLGVLYGLYDWHFDIVGQIMHAEHLEAVFGVGPHTISMLRIRDAGDVKKTDYEHAVSDDDYKKIVAIMRMTVPYTGMILSTREGGAYRDSVIELGISQVSAGSATGVGGYTIKTQQPQFEIEDHRTPIEMTKELIRDGYIPSFCTACYRQGRTGDRFMRLAKTGQIGNICQPNALLTLKEYAVDYGDDEFKQMANELIERQLEEIPNDAVREKAKGYIAKIENGERDFRF; the protein is encoded by the coding sequence ATGTACAATGTAATGGGGAAAACAGCCGCCGAGTTTATGGACAACGCTGAAATAGAGCGTTCGCTTGCGGCGGCAAGGGAAAAAGCAAAGGACAAAAAGGAAGTAGAGCGTATCATCCATAAGGCGAGCGGCTTTGGCGGGCTGACGCACGAGGAAGCCGGAACCTTAAGCTATGTGGAAGATAAAGAACTGATCGAAAAGATGTTCGCCGCGGCAAAGCAAATCAAAAAGCATATTTACGGGAATCGTATCGTGATGTTCGCACCGCTCTATCTTTCGGACTACTGCGTCAATGAATGCCGTTACTGCGGTTATCATCATTCCTCGTGTATGGAACGCAAAAAACTTACACAGGAAGAGATTGTGCAGGAGGTCAGGGCGCTCGAAAAGATGGGGCACAAGCGGCTTGCGCTCGAAACGGGTGAAGACCCGAAGAACTGCCCGCTTGATTATGTGCTTGAGAGCATCAAAACGATCTATTCCATCCATTTTGACAATGGAGCGATCCGCCGCGTGAATGTGAATATAGCGGCGACGACGGTTGAAAACTATAAGCGGCTTAAGGAAGCGGGAATCGGGACTTATATCCTGTTCCAGGAGACCTATCATAAGCCGACGTACGAGCTGCAGCATCCGAAAGGGCCGAAGAGCAACTATGAATACCACACGACTGCGCACGACCGCGCCATGGAGGCGGGGATCGACGATGTGGGACTTGGTGTGCTGTACGGCCTTTATGACTGGCATTTTGACATTGTGGGGCAGATCATGCATGCGGAGCATCTGGAGGCGGTATTCGGCGTAGGCCCGCACACGATTTCCATGCTGCGCATCCGTGATGCGGGAGACGTCAAGAAAACAGATTACGAGCATGCAGTGTCGGATGACGATTATAAGAAGATCGTCGCGATCATGCGTATGACAGTTCCGTATACGGGAATGATTCTTTCCACGCGCGAGGGCGGCGCGTACCGTGACAGCGTGATCGAGCTCGGCATTTCCCAGGTGAGCGCGGGCAGCGCGACGGGTGTGGGCGGTTATACGATCAAAACACAGCAGCCGCAATTCGAGATCGAGGACCACCGGACGCCGATCGAAATGACGAAGGAATTGATCCGGGACGGCTATATCCCGAGTTTCTGTACGGCGTGCTACCGGCAGGGCCGGACCGGAGACCGGTTTATGCGCCTTGCGAAAACAGGACAGATCGGCAATATATGCCAGCCGAATGCGCTTTTGACGCTTAAGGAATATGCGGTGGATTACGGCGATGATGAATTTAAGCAAATGGCGAACGAATTGATTGAACGTCAGCTGGAAGAGATTCCTAACGATGCGGTGCGGGAAAAAGCGAAGGGCTATATAGCAAAGATCGAAAACGGGGAACGTGATTTCCGGTTCTGA